The following are encoded together in the Conger conger chromosome 11, fConCon1.1, whole genome shotgun sequence genome:
- the LOC133141058 gene encoding glycine N-acyltransferase-like protein 3 isoform X1 yields MKILNKAVLQQAEKVLQSHLPKSFMVYGYLFGMNRNRPHTLEFVVDCWPNFKTIICRPNPKIENSLLYTKELTFFSTDEKDLKRMLMEDNVLDWNKYFKIGGIDIRHGTMLKAISAAKGVTLRQGTIDHILELQDPSLLPQLKLSRDVEARISSLNESHVGLVNKTWKFGGDEKGFQLIKHLISHFPTCCITDEEGRPVSWLLLCDYCATGLLYTVPEYRERGYAKILMSTMAARLHAQGFPMYCNIEEGNQVSYRLVKKMGLTEDPSFRATCYEFNY; encoded by the exons ATGAAGATTTTAAATAAGGCTGTATTACAACAAGCAGAAAAGGTTCTGCAGTCACACTTACCGAAAAGCTTCATG GTTTATGGATATCTGTTTGGTATGAATAGAAATAGACCACATACACTAGAGTTTGTTGTGGACTGCTGGCCTAATTTTAAAACCATCATTTGTCGACCGAACCCAAAG AtagaaaattccctgctttataCTAAGGAATTGACTTTCTTCAGTACTGATGAGAAGGATCTTAAGAGAATGTTGATGGAAGACAACGTCTTAGACTGGAATAAATACTTCAAAATTGGGG GGATTGACATCCGTCATGGCACCATGTTGAAGGCCATCTCCGCTGCAAAAGGAGTCACATTGAGACAGGGTACGATTGATCATATCTTGGAATTACAAGACCCAAGTCTCCTTCCTCAACTGAAACTGAgcag AGATGTGGAGGCCAGGATCTCCTCCCTGAATGAATCCCATGTCGGTTTGGTGAATAAAACCTGGAAATTCGGAGGTGATGAAAAAGGTTTCCAACTAATCAAACATCTGATAAGCCACTTTCCCACATGTTGCATCACTGATGAAGAAGGCCGTCCAGTTTCCTGGCTGCTGCTGTGTGATTACTGTGCCACTGGGCTGTTGTACACTGTGCCAGAGTACAGGGAGAGGGGCTATGCCAAGATCCTGATGAGCACCATGGCAGCAAGGCTCCATGCCCAGGGTTTCCCTATGTACTGCAACATCGAGGAGGGGAACCAGGTCTCCTACAGGCTTGTTAAGAAAATGGGCTTGACTGAAGACCCCTCTTTCAGGGCCACCTGCTATGAGTTCAACTACTAA
- the LOC133141058 gene encoding glycine N-acyltransferase-like protein 3 isoform X2 — protein sequence MNRNRPHTLEFVVDCWPNFKTIICRPNPKIENSLLYTKELTFFSTDEKDLKRMLMEDNVLDWNKYFKIGGIDIRHGTMLKAISAAKGVTLRQGTIDHILELQDPSLLPQLKLSRDVEARISSLNESHVGLVNKTWKFGGDEKGFQLIKHLISHFPTCCITDEEGRPVSWLLLCDYCATGLLYTVPEYRERGYAKILMSTMAARLHAQGFPMYCNIEEGNQVSYRLVKKMGLTEDPSFRATCYEFNY from the exons ATGAATAGAAATAGACCACATACACTAGAGTTTGTTGTGGACTGCTGGCCTAATTTTAAAACCATCATTTGTCGACCGAACCCAAAG AtagaaaattccctgctttataCTAAGGAATTGACTTTCTTCAGTACTGATGAGAAGGATCTTAAGAGAATGTTGATGGAAGACAACGTCTTAGACTGGAATAAATACTTCAAAATTGGGG GGATTGACATCCGTCATGGCACCATGTTGAAGGCCATCTCCGCTGCAAAAGGAGTCACATTGAGACAGGGTACGATTGATCATATCTTGGAATTACAAGACCCAAGTCTCCTTCCTCAACTGAAACTGAgcag AGATGTGGAGGCCAGGATCTCCTCCCTGAATGAATCCCATGTCGGTTTGGTGAATAAAACCTGGAAATTCGGAGGTGATGAAAAAGGTTTCCAACTAATCAAACATCTGATAAGCCACTTTCCCACATGTTGCATCACTGATGAAGAAGGCCGTCCAGTTTCCTGGCTGCTGCTGTGTGATTACTGTGCCACTGGGCTGTTGTACACTGTGCCAGAGTACAGGGAGAGGGGCTATGCCAAGATCCTGATGAGCACCATGGCAGCAAGGCTCCATGCCCAGGGTTTCCCTATGTACTGCAACATCGAGGAGGGGAACCAGGTCTCCTACAGGCTTGTTAAGAAAATGGGCTTGACTGAAGACCCCTCTTTCAGGGCCACCTGCTATGAGTTCAACTACTAA